One part of the Planctomycetaceae bacterium genome encodes these proteins:
- a CDS encoding STAS domain-containing protein, translating to MTTNRAFQFERHERILIVVPSRELMQFRDSDIRDAYNDAYRLIDSSDYDHLLIDFSELDHFGSTFVGILIRLAKKVRLNGGEAALCNLNDNLREMLKTLMLLENTKTDFFWTPFESREAAVQILLKPTSE from the coding sequence TTGACAACAAACCGTGCTTTCCAATTTGAACGTCATGAACGAATCCTGATTGTGGTTCCGTCGCGGGAACTGATGCAGTTTCGGGATTCGGACATCAGAGACGCGTACAACGACGCTTACCGGCTGATCGATTCTTCCGACTACGATCACCTGCTGATCGACTTCAGCGAGCTGGATCATTTCGGCTCCACGTTTGTCGGCATTCTGATTCGCCTGGCCAAAAAGGTTCGGCTGAACGGCGGTGAAGCGGCGCTTTGCAACCTGAATGACAATCTGCGGGAGATGCTGAAGACACTGATGCTTCTGGAAAACACGAAGACGGATTTTTTCTGGACACCGTTTGAGTCTCGGGAGGCTGCCGTTCAAATACTGCTGAAACCGACTTCAGAATAA
- the ruvX gene encoding Holliday junction resolvase RuvX, with protein sequence MATEPSSSMPKKGRLFGIDYGTKRVGVAVSDLFQKLASPLHNYQRNGAQADEHFFRKLAEEYEAVGLIVGLPVHLSGDESEKSREARRFASWLSKVTRLPVAFQDERFTSAEAESMLLQAELTKKQRKARIDKLAAQLLLQAWLDAREQPQQPLESYHPAPRS encoded by the coding sequence ATGGCAACTGAACCGTCTTCCTCGATGCCGAAGAAGGGGCGGTTGTTTGGCATCGACTACGGCACGAAACGCGTGGGAGTCGCCGTCAGCGATTTGTTCCAAAAGCTGGCGTCGCCGCTGCACAACTACCAGCGCAACGGAGCCCAGGCGGACGAACATTTCTTCCGCAAGCTGGCCGAAGAATACGAAGCTGTGGGTCTGATCGTGGGCCTGCCGGTTCACCTCAGCGGCGACGAAAGTGAGAAGTCGCGCGAGGCCAGACGTTTCGCGTCATGGCTGTCAAAGGTCACGCGGCTACCCGTTGCCTTTCAGGACGAACGGTTCACCAGTGCCGAAGCGGAGTCGATGCTGCTTCAGGCCGAACTGACGAAGAAGCAGCGCAAGGCCAGAATTGACAAGCTGGCCGCTCAACTGCTGCTGCAGGCCTGGCTGGATGCAAGAGAACAGCCGCAGCAGCCGCTGGAGTCGTATCATCCGGCCCCGCGGAGCTGA
- a CDS encoding serine hydrolase translates to MHSYLSELVILRPVVAFAILLCITPATAEDRFAGVDQYITAAMEKWQVPGLAIEVVKNGETVLSRAYGVRTVDAQNEPVTIGTRFSIASCTKSFTACAIAMLVDEGKLHWDDTVQSHLPQFKVADPYVTQHATVRDLLCHRTNLVAGELLLMRGDVSNAEMLQRLGDLPLAKPFRSGFAYSNLMYDVLGQIIEAKTGQPWQAFVAERIFTPLELGSTAIDRGSIPEDLIATRHRIYDATVSPLRSQEYDTYTSAAGAIYSTAGDMSKWLQFHLNEGHVGNRQLVSKNVMREMCAVQQSIPVRWRPNSDVYDPRFTGYGLGWFLRDYRGRKVVQHGGAWGAETAILPEEDLSIVVLTNRDWNGLTWMLIFDVIDACLDSPERAWQKGRKWDKWLPLGGPDAQDRTRAEQFAKLAASRKQGSQPSVALESFAGVYQMPFYGDLIVKVENRRLHADFGQYHVVFDHWDDNRFYARGAIVPLFDWLVSFDVADDGTVRALEINHIGWDKPDERFVFRRM, encoded by the coding sequence ATGCATAGTTATCTCTCAGAACTCGTCATTCTGCGGCCGGTGGTCGCTTTTGCAATTCTGTTGTGTATCACCCCGGCAACTGCTGAAGACCGATTTGCTGGTGTTGATCAATACATCACGGCGGCGATGGAGAAATGGCAGGTTCCGGGCCTGGCAATTGAGGTGGTGAAGAACGGCGAGACGGTGCTCTCGCGTGCTTATGGCGTGCGAACCGTGGATGCACAGAACGAACCGGTGACGATCGGGACTCGGTTTTCGATCGCTTCCTGTACGAAGTCGTTCACGGCCTGTGCCATCGCGATGCTGGTGGATGAAGGCAAGCTGCACTGGGATGACACGGTCCAGTCCCACCTGCCTCAATTCAAAGTTGCTGATCCCTATGTCACTCAACACGCCACGGTCCGCGACCTGCTGTGCCATCGGACGAATCTTGTGGCCGGTGAACTCCTGCTGATGCGTGGCGATGTCTCGAACGCGGAAATGCTCCAACGGCTCGGGGACCTGCCACTGGCGAAACCGTTTCGCAGCGGATTCGCATACAGCAACCTGATGTATGATGTGCTCGGGCAAATCATTGAAGCGAAAACGGGGCAGCCGTGGCAGGCGTTTGTCGCAGAACGGATTTTCACGCCACTCGAATTGGGATCGACGGCAATCGATCGTGGCTCCATTCCCGAAGATCTGATTGCAACTCGTCATCGCATCTACGACGCCACCGTGTCACCTCTGCGATCTCAGGAGTATGACACCTACACATCGGCTGCGGGGGCGATCTATTCGACCGCGGGCGACATGAGCAAATGGTTGCAGTTTCATTTGAACGAAGGACACGTGGGAAACCGGCAGCTCGTCAGCAAAAACGTGATGCGGGAAATGTGTGCCGTTCAGCAGTCCATTCCTGTCCGTTGGCGACCGAATTCCGATGTGTATGATCCACGATTTACCGGATACGGCCTCGGCTGGTTTCTTCGTGATTATCGCGGTCGCAAGGTCGTTCAGCATGGCGGCGCGTGGGGCGCGGAAACGGCGATTCTGCCGGAGGAAGATCTGTCGATTGTTGTGTTGACCAACCGCGACTGGAACGGGCTGACGTGGATGCTGATCTTCGATGTGATCGACGCCTGCCTTGACAGCCCGGAGCGAGCGTGGCAGAAAGGCAGGAAGTGGGACAAGTGGCTGCCGCTCGGCGGACCCGACGCCCAGGACAGAACGCGGGCCGAGCAGTTTGCGAAGTTGGCCGCATCGAGAAAACAGGGTTCCCAGCCGTCGGTGGCCCTCGAGTCGTTCGCAGGCGTGTACCAGATGCCGTTCTACGGGGACCTGATCGTCAAAGTGGAGAATCGTCGACTTCACGCCGACTTCGGCCAGTATCACGTTGTTTTCGACCACTGGGACGACAATCGATTCTACGCCAGAGGCGCGATCGTTCCGCTGTTCGACTGGCTGGTTTCGTTCGACGTCGCAGACGACGGGACGGTCCGGGCACTGGAAATCAACCACATCGGCTGGGACAAACCGGACGAACGCTTTGTGTTTCGCAGGATGTGA
- a CDS encoding PQQ-binding-like beta-propeller repeat protein, which translates to MSRQIHRALLLGVILLSLESDGFADWRRFRGPNGSGIAENGPPLPETWTLTEGTKWKLELPGRGVSGPIVVGNNVFVTAYSGYGRDQGQIEDLRRHLLCVDASSGKKIWQADIDAVQPEDPFSGAGVPSHGYASHTPTSDGERVYVFFGKSGVLAFDLQGHKLWQTSVGTGSGRQRWGSSASPVLVGDLVVINASDEAESLVALDAKTGDERWRISDPALANVWATPVLLDGKLIAAVSGSVWAINPATGEKLWSVPGPGGNQTNIGPVVDVDGKFIFVQASRDGSSVALVEDGPNAESVWTSTIQSRYSSPLVVDGHVFAINGDVITCLDARTGERIFQERLSGSGQPEPQVNRGGEASQERPSEGRGRFGGRRGRGGSGGRGGGGDYPSPVMANGRIYILKKSGMVHIVAPEPEFRIIGSADMTADTSGFDSTPAISDGKMFVRSETTLYCIGSRLHR; encoded by the coding sequence ATGTCACGTCAAATTCACCGGGCTCTCTTGCTGGGAGTCATTCTGTTAAGCCTCGAAAGCGATGGTTTCGCCGACTGGCGACGGTTCCGTGGACCGAACGGCTCCGGAATCGCTGAGAACGGTCCGCCTTTACCGGAAACATGGACACTGACCGAGGGGACGAAATGGAAGCTGGAGCTTCCCGGTCGTGGAGTGTCGGGTCCTATTGTTGTCGGAAACAACGTGTTCGTGACTGCGTATAGTGGTTACGGCCGTGATCAAGGACAAATCGAGGATCTCAGGCGACATCTGTTATGCGTGGATGCATCAAGTGGCAAAAAGATCTGGCAGGCTGACATTGATGCCGTGCAGCCTGAAGATCCGTTTTCCGGCGCAGGAGTTCCTTCACACGGATACGCCAGTCATACGCCAACATCTGACGGTGAACGAGTCTACGTCTTCTTTGGTAAGTCGGGTGTTCTGGCGTTTGATCTGCAAGGACACAAGCTCTGGCAGACCAGTGTTGGAACCGGATCCGGTCGCCAGCGCTGGGGTTCGTCCGCAAGTCCCGTCCTCGTAGGCGATCTGGTCGTGATCAATGCGTCTGACGAAGCAGAGTCATTGGTTGCACTCGACGCGAAGACAGGGGACGAGCGGTGGCGAATTTCAGACCCGGCTCTGGCAAACGTGTGGGCCACGCCCGTACTTCTCGATGGCAAACTGATCGCCGCTGTTTCCGGATCAGTTTGGGCAATCAACCCGGCAACGGGAGAGAAACTGTGGTCGGTACCGGGGCCGGGTGGAAATCAGACGAACATCGGTCCGGTGGTTGATGTCGATGGCAAGTTCATTTTTGTGCAGGCATCACGGGACGGTTCCTCCGTCGCGCTGGTTGAAGACGGGCCGAATGCAGAGTCGGTGTGGACATCGACCATTCAAAGCCGCTACTCCAGCCCGCTCGTGGTGGACGGTCATGTCTTCGCGATTAACGGCGACGTCATCACCTGTCTGGACGCCCGCACGGGAGAACGAATCTTCCAGGAGCGCTTGTCGGGAAGCGGCCAGCCGGAGCCGCAGGTCAACCGAGGCGGCGAGGCCAGCCAGGAACGACCTTCCGAAGGTCGCGGACGCTTCGGCGGCAGACGCGGGCGTGGCGGTTCCGGTGGGCGCGGCGGCGGTGGCGACTATCCTTCGCCCGTCATGGCGAATGGCAGAATCTATATCCTGAAGAAGTCGGGCATGGTGCATATCGTTGCGCCGGAACCGGAGTTCCGGATTATTGGATCTGCCGACATGACCGCCGATACCAGCGGCTTCGACTCAACCCCCGCCATCAGCGACGGCAAAATGTTCGTGCGTTCAGAGACCACACTCTATTGCATCGGAAGTAGACTGCATAGGTAA
- a CDS encoding thioredoxin-like domain-containing protein — protein MRFVLCPNVRLRAARLLLFAICFLSPFASGDESSDTGSDNKSATVEPATDADDSADDSTTVDPAPDAVVVPDGILEGGSGWLNTSKPLTMKELRGKIVLLDFWTYCCINCMHVLPDLKFLEEKYPNELVVIGVHSAKFDNEKDSDNIRNAILRYEIRHPVINDSDMAVWQKFGVRAWPTLALVDAEGRYIGSQGGEGHRELFDQVIGKLVAYHRAKGTLNEKPLAFDLEAGRVEDTPLRYPGKVLADETSDRLFISDSNHNRIVVTDLNGSLKHVIGTGEIGAANGAFEEAQFSRPQGMCLVESTLYVADTENHLLRSIDLDAMTVSTLAGTGKQGRVGAIDGSLALTALNSPWDVCDIGGTLFIAMAGPHQIWAHERGSDRIRIHAGSGRENVTNGPLLTSAFAQPSGLAVSPDGASFFVADSEGSAIRRVPVANDGLVTTLAGTSELPSGQSLFAFGDVDGVGDAARFQHPLGVGVLEGSLYVADSYNHRIRRVNLNSAEVTSWLGTGKPGSGLAPPQLDEPAGLSVAGGRLYIADTNNHRICVADPATAEMTVLSIDGLMPPAAVSEQKPEKANDGN, from the coding sequence ATGCGATTTGTTTTGTGCCCAAATGTGAGGCTGCGTGCCGCGCGATTGCTGCTGTTCGCGATTTGCTTTCTGTCGCCGTTCGCTTCGGGAGACGAATCGTCCGATACCGGCTCCGACAATAAGTCAGCGACCGTCGAGCCGGCAACCGATGCCGATGACAGCGCCGACGATTCCACTACCGTTGACCCGGCGCCGGATGCGGTCGTCGTGCCGGATGGGATCCTGGAAGGCGGATCCGGATGGCTGAATACGTCGAAGCCGCTGACGATGAAGGAACTGCGGGGGAAAATCGTGCTGCTGGATTTCTGGACGTATTGCTGTATCAACTGCATGCACGTTCTGCCCGACCTGAAGTTTCTGGAAGAGAAATATCCCAACGAGCTGGTGGTCATCGGTGTGCATTCCGCAAAGTTCGACAACGAGAAGGACTCCGACAACATCCGCAACGCCATCCTGCGATACGAAATCCGTCATCCCGTCATCAACGACAGCGACATGGCGGTGTGGCAGAAGTTTGGCGTGCGAGCCTGGCCGACGCTGGCTCTGGTGGACGCCGAAGGACGTTACATCGGTTCGCAGGGCGGCGAAGGTCATCGCGAACTGTTCGATCAGGTGATTGGAAAGCTGGTCGCCTATCACCGCGCGAAGGGAACGCTGAACGAAAAGCCGCTGGCATTCGATCTGGAAGCCGGTCGCGTCGAAGACACGCCGCTGCGCTATCCGGGAAAGGTCCTGGCGGATGAGACTTCGGACCGGCTGTTCATCAGTGACAGCAACCACAATCGCATCGTGGTGACCGACCTGAACGGATCACTGAAGCACGTTATCGGAACCGGTGAGATCGGTGCCGCGAATGGTGCCTTCGAAGAAGCACAGTTCAGTCGTCCGCAGGGAATGTGCCTGGTCGAATCCACGCTGTATGTGGCCGATACGGAAAACCACCTGCTGCGATCGATCGATCTGGATGCGATGACCGTAAGCACGCTGGCCGGAACCGGAAAGCAGGGCCGAGTGGGAGCGATCGACGGCAGCCTGGCTCTGACGGCGTTGAACAGTCCGTGGGACGTGTGCGACATCGGCGGCACGCTGTTCATTGCTATGGCGGGGCCACATCAAATCTGGGCTCACGAACGAGGCTCCGACCGGATCCGCATCCACGCGGGTAGCGGTCGCGAAAACGTCACCAATGGCCCGCTGCTGACGTCCGCATTCGCGCAACCGTCCGGTCTTGCTGTTTCTCCTGACGGCGCATCGTTCTTCGTCGCCGACAGTGAAGGATCGGCCATTCGCCGCGTGCCGGTTGCCAATGACGGTCTGGTCACCACGCTGGCGGGAACGTCGGAATTGCCGTCCGGTCAGTCCCTGTTTGCGTTCGGCGACGTTGATGGAGTCGGTGACGCGGCCAGGTTTCAGCATCCGCTGGGCGTCGGCGTTCTGGAAGGTTCGCTGTACGTGGCCGATTCGTACAACCACCGGATTCGCCGCGTCAACCTGAATTCGGCCGAAGTTACTTCGTGGCTGGGCACGGGGAAACCGGGTTCCGGACTGGCTCCGCCGCAGTTGGATGAGCCTGCCGGGCTGAGCGTCGCGGGCGGCCGGCTTTACATCGCCGATACCAACAATCACAGGATCTGTGTTGCGGATCCTGCTACAGCCGAAATGACCGTCCTGTCGATCGACGGCCTGATGCCGCCGGCGGCGGTCTCGGAGCAGAAGCCGGAAAAGGCGAACGATGGCAACTGA
- a CDS encoding peroxiredoxin family protein, translating to MSRFLVGLTVLLTVSMVLASPAMSQERQRGRRSQAVPGKEPPHPPKVGEEVPDFELNNLKEHVVSLKKLTESGPVVVLVLRGWPGYQCPICSRQVGEFLTKKDEIQKAGASVVMIYPGPADLLAEHATEFQGTRDFPDNFHYVTDPDYKFTNAWGLRWEAPRETAYPSTFVIGKDRKVKFGMTSTSHGGRASANDVLEELAKLK from the coding sequence ATGTCGAGATTTCTCGTTGGACTCACGGTGCTGTTGACGGTTTCGATGGTGCTCGCTTCGCCCGCCATGTCTCAGGAACGTCAGAGAGGGCGTCGATCACAGGCAGTCCCCGGAAAAGAGCCACCTCATCCGCCGAAGGTTGGTGAAGAAGTTCCGGACTTTGAGTTGAATAATCTTAAAGAGCACGTTGTTTCACTGAAGAAGCTGACTGAAAGCGGACCGGTCGTAGTTCTCGTTCTGCGTGGCTGGCCGGGGTACCAGTGTCCGATTTGCAGCCGCCAGGTCGGCGAGTTTCTGACCAAAAAGGATGAGATCCAAAAAGCAGGCGCATCGGTGGTAATGATCTACCCCGGACCGGCTGATCTTCTGGCGGAACACGCAACGGAGTTTCAGGGGACCAGGGACTTCCCTGACAACTTTCACTATGTGACGGATCCGGATTATAAATTTACGAATGCCTGGGGTCTCCGCTGGGAAGCACCGCGCGAAACGGCGTATCCATCGACCTTCGTGATCGGGAAAGATCGCAAAGTGAAGTTCGGCATGACCAGCACCTCCCACGGCGGACGCGCGAGCGCGAATGATGTGCTTGAGGAGTTGGCGAAGCTGAAGTGA
- a CDS encoding aminotransferase class I/II-fold pyridoxal phosphate-dependent enzyme produces MNWASPPELIARAESFLPPPEGTLGEQPDVVGRFRDLVAQMLRSGQNLHHPRYLGHQVPASVPIAALFDAVGAVTNQVMAVFEMGPWATAVEFALLNRLCRFVGWDSEQAGGLLTHGGSLANLTALLTARNVTFPDCWESGVPTDAVLVAHSDAHYSVTRSAGVLGLGTRQVVSTAIDDRRRMDPESLDRLLAKLAREGRRVMAVTACACATPIGAFDPLDDVADVCQRHRVWLHVDAAHGGAVLMSRRHRHLLTGLERADSVVWDAHKMLFVPALCTAVLYRQQSHRFETFRQNAPYLFDPSAPGMAAFDSGTATMECTKRATGFGLWGLWSLLGEPLFEAMVDRVFELAATLHGMLNDAEDFETLHVPECNIVAFRHLPAAVRNAAPATIDTFQRQLRTSLIQSGAFYIVQTQLDGKAALRACVMNPTTTEDDLSALLDAIRHEGKSLTS; encoded by the coding sequence TTGAACTGGGCGTCTCCACCGGAACTGATTGCACGGGCGGAATCGTTCCTGCCTCCGCCGGAAGGGACCCTCGGCGAACAACCGGACGTCGTCGGCCGCTTCCGTGACCTGGTCGCGCAGATGCTGCGTTCCGGACAGAACCTGCATCATCCGCGTTATCTGGGTCACCAGGTTCCCGCCAGCGTCCCGATCGCCGCGCTGTTTGATGCCGTCGGAGCAGTAACGAATCAGGTGATGGCGGTGTTCGAAATGGGCCCGTGGGCGACCGCGGTTGAGTTCGCGTTGCTGAACCGCCTGTGCCGCTTTGTCGGCTGGGATTCGGAACAGGCCGGCGGGCTGCTGACTCACGGTGGGTCGCTGGCCAACCTGACTGCTCTGCTGACGGCTCGCAATGTGACGTTCCCGGATTGCTGGGAAAGCGGCGTGCCGACCGATGCCGTGCTGGTGGCCCACTCGGACGCTCACTACAGCGTGACCCGCTCGGCGGGAGTGCTCGGTCTGGGCACTCGTCAGGTCGTTTCAACCGCCATCGACGATCGCCGGCGGATGGATCCCGAATCCCTGGACAGGCTGCTGGCAAAGCTGGCTCGCGAAGGACGGCGCGTGATGGCGGTTACGGCCTGCGCCTGCGCGACACCGATCGGCGCTTTCGATCCGCTGGACGACGTTGCGGACGTCTGCCAGCGGCACCGTGTCTGGCTGCACGTCGACGCGGCACACGGAGGAGCCGTCCTGATGAGCCGCCGGCATCGACACCTGCTGACCGGCCTTGAACGCGCCGATAGTGTCGTCTGGGACGCTCACAAGATGCTGTTCGTTCCGGCGCTGTGTACGGCCGTGTTGTATCGTCAGCAGTCGCACCGGTTCGAGACGTTTCGGCAGAACGCTCCGTACCTGTTTGATCCGTCCGCACCGGGGATGGCTGCGTTCGACAGCGGCACGGCGACGATGGAATGCACCAAGCGAGCCACCGGGTTCGGACTGTGGGGGCTGTGGTCGCTGCTTGGTGAGCCGTTGTTTGAAGCGATGGTCGACCGTGTTTTTGAACTCGCCGCAACGCTGCACGGAATGCTGAACGATGCGGAAGACTTTGAAACGCTGCACGTGCCGGAATGCAACATCGTCGCGTTCCGCCATCTTCCGGCGGCTGTTCGGAATGCCGCTCCCGCAACGATCGACACGTTTCAGCGACAGTTGCGAACGTCGCTGATTCAATCCGGAGCATTCTACATCGTCCAGACGCAACTGGACGGGAAGGCTGCACTGCGAGCGTGCGTGATGAATCCCACAACGACGGAAGACGACCTGTCGGCGCTGCTGGATGCGATCCGACACGAAGGGAAGTCGCTGACTTCTTAG
- a CDS encoding glycoside hydrolase family 127 protein produces the protein MATPIRLACRFFDEDVSVSYKKYSLRHMPFPVPGKVRRRELIATASRLLLLYSIAVLLVCHAQTASAVAEEPGLQSQKRRQLIEPAFERLPLGTVRPQGWLRAQLQAQRDGLTGHLDEFWLTNSVWKGGDSELYRDQLIGGTWGRGAKFMAVYLEGLVATGLVLDDAGLKAKAQPYVDWILESVRPDGWFGLDRGVRGWNPDHMTEYNAILLMMLCDYYEVTQDSRILPLMKGYFRFLDAAYESFGLSPHWNSRIKEHLASAVWYYRQTGDTEVLPLIDKLNEKSFNWSLHFAHFPWTDPETLPTNFGSDGSTSHGYTIAKAIKYPALRYELTGDPFYRRTLAKILDVLDKSHGQIGGRYAADEHLAGRRPTQGTELCTIVLFMNSLERSFLTFGDPRLLDRLELLAFNALPGGMTADCWAHQYDQQANQVVVSVAERDWQSNDRTANIYGLMPNYPCCLVGFHQGWPRYVQQLWLKTPDGGLCAAALGPSEVQTQLSNGTSVTIRESTEYPFDGEIDFEVNPSRPAAFPLSIRVPGWSAGASVSVNGVAAQESPGGEFVRLEREWRAGDTIHVELAMPLQLEQRPTGAVAIRRGPLYFALRMGKQYERITFTGERNAISIPYQGSVDWQIYPTTDWNYGLLVTEQSLPVEAAVERHAITGLPFADRGEMVFLADRGEYQPWEHDAPVIISLPAQQIANWQLRNHSADDPPQGIEKSGEPITRVQLVPYGSARLRVSEFPLIHVK, from the coding sequence TTGGCGACTCCAATTCGCCTTGCGTGTCGTTTCTTCGATGAGGATGTGTCTGTGAGTTATAAAAAGTACAGCCTCCGGCACATGCCGTTCCCTGTGCCGGGTAAGGTGCGACGCAGGGAACTGATTGCGACTGCTTCTCGGCTGCTGTTGCTTTATTCAATTGCAGTTCTGTTGGTCTGCCATGCGCAGACAGCGTCGGCAGTTGCGGAGGAGCCGGGCCTTCAGAGTCAGAAACGTCGTCAGTTAATTGAGCCAGCTTTCGAAAGGCTGCCGCTGGGAACAGTTCGGCCGCAGGGCTGGCTGCGCGCGCAGCTTCAGGCGCAGCGTGACGGCCTGACTGGTCATCTGGATGAATTCTGGTTGACAAATTCGGTGTGGAAAGGTGGCGACAGCGAGCTCTACCGCGATCAACTGATCGGGGGAACCTGGGGCCGTGGAGCAAAGTTCATGGCCGTGTATCTTGAAGGTCTCGTCGCAACGGGTCTGGTCTTGGACGATGCCGGCCTTAAAGCCAAAGCCCAACCATACGTGGACTGGATTTTGGAAAGTGTGCGCCCTGACGGATGGTTCGGTCTCGACCGTGGCGTTCGTGGCTGGAACCCGGACCATATGACGGAATACAATGCCATTCTGCTGATGATGCTCTGCGACTATTACGAGGTCACGCAGGACTCACGGATCTTACCTCTCATGAAGGGATATTTCCGGTTTCTGGACGCGGCCTACGAAAGCTTTGGACTGTCGCCGCATTGGAACAGCCGGATCAAGGAGCATCTTGCCTCCGCAGTCTGGTACTACCGCCAAACTGGCGATACCGAAGTTCTGCCGCTGATCGACAAGCTGAATGAGAAAAGCTTCAATTGGTCTTTGCACTTCGCTCATTTTCCCTGGACAGATCCGGAAACGCTGCCCACGAACTTTGGTTCGGACGGTAGCACGTCACACGGCTACACGATTGCCAAAGCGATTAAGTATCCGGCCCTGCGGTACGAACTGACTGGAGACCCGTTCTACCGCAGAACGCTGGCGAAGATTCTGGATGTTCTCGACAAGTCCCACGGGCAAATCGGCGGGCGATACGCTGCGGACGAGCACCTGGCCGGCAGGCGTCCGACTCAGGGAACAGAACTGTGCACGATTGTGTTGTTCATGAACTCGCTGGAACGATCGTTTCTCACCTTCGGCGATCCGAGGCTGCTCGATCGGCTTGAGTTGCTGGCGTTCAATGCTCTTCCCGGAGGGATGACGGCAGACTGCTGGGCACATCAGTACGATCAGCAGGCCAACCAGGTTGTCGTCAGCGTTGCCGAACGAGACTGGCAGTCGAACGATCGCACCGCAAATATCTATGGCTTGATGCCGAACTATCCCTGCTGTCTGGTCGGGTTTCACCAGGGATGGCCGCGCTATGTGCAGCAACTGTGGTTGAAGACCCCTGACGGAGGCCTCTGTGCCGCGGCTCTTGGACCTTCGGAAGTGCAAACGCAACTGTCAAACGGGACTTCAGTGACGATCCGTGAATCGACAGAGTATCCCTTCGACGGAGAAATCGATTTCGAGGTGAATCCTTCCAGGCCCGCGGCATTTCCTCTATCGATCCGCGTCCCTGGATGGTCGGCTGGAGCTTCCGTCTCAGTCAACGGCGTCGCGGCACAGGAGAGTCCTGGTGGTGAATTCGTGCGCCTCGAACGGGAATGGCGCGCCGGTGACACGATTCACGTTGAATTGGCGATGCCTTTGCAACTGGAGCAGCGCCCAACGGGGGCTGTCGCTATTCGTCGAGGCCCGCTCTACTTCGCGCTCCGCATGGGAAAGCAATATGAACGAATCACGTTCACGGGCGAGCGCAACGCGATAAGCATTCCATACCAGGGTTCAGTGGATTGGCAGATTTATCCCACAACCGACTGGAATTATGGATTGCTCGTGACCGAACAGTCGCTCCCGGTCGAGGCCGCGGTCGAGCGGCACGCCATCACGGGACTCCCGTTCGCTGATCGAGGCGAGATGGTCTTTTTGGCTGACCGTGGCGAGTATCAGCCATGGGAACACGACGCGCCGGTCATCATCAGCCTGCCGGCGCAACAGATCGCGAACTGGCAATTGAGGAACCACTCGGCGGATGATCCGCCTCAGGGAATCGAGAAATCCGGTGAGCCGATTACGCGCGTGCAACTCGTCCCTTACGGCAGCGCGCGACTGCGAGTGAGCGAATTCCCATTGATTCATGTCAAATGA
- a CDS encoding TetR/AcrR family transcriptional regulator, giving the protein MFWKRGFTATSLDDLLSVMSLSKSSFYAEFRSKEDLYRVCLRHYQDTIVEYLSQLRADSASTCNFFTAIFGEAVEDGAAGDPKGCFIVNSAIEFGQHDSRFSDDVRSALTEVQNAFEAAIRQGVQSGELATTPSPKVMAKYLLTCLSGVRAMVKGGMPVTDARAVVRKVLDSLVEDS; this is encoded by the coding sequence ATGTTCTGGAAGCGAGGCTTCACGGCAACGTCGCTGGATGATTTGCTGAGTGTGATGTCGCTGTCCAAGAGCAGTTTCTATGCGGAATTTCGAAGCAAGGAAGATCTGTATCGTGTTTGTTTGAGGCACTATCAGGATACGATTGTCGAATACCTTTCGCAGTTGCGAGCAGATTCGGCGTCGACCTGCAACTTCTTCACAGCCATCTTTGGCGAAGCAGTTGAGGATGGGGCAGCGGGAGATCCGAAAGGATGCTTCATCGTCAACTCGGCAATTGAATTTGGCCAACACGACTCGCGATTTTCAGACGACGTCCGGTCCGCTCTGACAGAAGTGCAAAACGCGTTCGAGGCGGCCATACGGCAAGGCGTTCAAAGCGGAGAACTGGCAACAACTCCTTCGCCAAAGGTCATGGCCAAATATCTCCTGACGTGTTTGAGCGGCGTGCGAGCGATGGTAAAAGGTGGAATGCCTGTGACGGATGCCCGTGCGGTTGTACGCAAAGTTCTTGATTCCCTGGTGGAAGACAGCTAG